Part of the Arvicanthis niloticus isolate mArvNil1 chromosome 2, mArvNil1.pat.X, whole genome shotgun sequence genome, CTGTAGTTGTAAGAAATAATGCAGAGAGATGCCGTGTCCCCTAATGGTGACTTCCTGAATGTCTACAGAACAATATCACAGTTGTAGTATTTACACTGATCCAGTTAAGCTCCAAGTCAGTGTAAGACCCCTTAATGTCTTACAGCCAAGCTCGCACGCAGTCGGCTTCCAGAACTCCTTGACACTTCAACGTTCTTCTGTCATTATTTTTCATCTCAAGAACTTTGTAAATCTTGCTATAGATGATGTTTGCGAATTGGCTTTCCTCACTAAGCCTAATTCTCTAGAGAAGTAGTTCTCGAGCTGTGTGTCGAAATCCCTTTGTGATTGCATAGCAATTATCccgaatatcagatatttacgtcACAAtcatcataacagtagcaaaattgctataaagtagcaataaaatagtgttatggttggagtcaccacaacatgaggaactgtattaaagggttgcagcaatAGGAAGGCTGCGAAACCACCGCTCTAGAGAATCATACAAATCATGTGTATCCACAACTACATCCTTTTCATTGCTTTGAGGTATTCTGTAGTCTATTCTATTTGTTTGCTCACTGGTCTGTTGAAAAATATGTAAAGTATTTCTAGTACTTGCTTTTACAAAAGAAGTTGCTAGGCCATCTGGAAGTCACATGATTTAAAGACATCTCCAAACTTTTCCAGAGTACCTGCACTATTTTACACATATATCTGTATCAGCATCAACATTTTGGGTTGTCAGTATATCCTATCTGAATAATTCTGATGAGTGTTTCTTGGCTccgtgtgtgtctacatgtgtgtttgtgggtgtgtacatgtgtcagaGAACAACCTCGGGTGTCAATTCTGCCTTCAGTCTTGCTGGAGATTTTCTCATCCTTTACTGCAACATGCACCAAGCTCATGCCGGTGAGCGTCTCGGAATTCTTCTGCCTATTATTTTCAGACAGGAGCCCTAGGATTTCAGGCACATGCCCTACTTCAGCTTTTGTGTGCcttctggggatccaaattcaaGTCATccggcttgtgcagcaagtgctaTATTCACTAAGCTGTGTCCCCAGCCCTGTATCTGTCTTTTGTATTTGAGCCTGTGATCCACACTGAGCCAGTTTTGTATAAAATGTATGATACATAGGTTGAATGTGCTTATTTTAATGTCATATTGTTTCAAGATtgtttgtggggaaaaaaaaagatttttcttccACTGAATTGCTTTTGCAATTCAAGAATCCCTAGGACATGtctgtgttggtttgttttggggtCTCTGTTGCCCTGTTCTGCCTTCTTATCCCTCTGTGTGTACACAGGCTTGATTGCCCTAACTGTATAATAAATCTTGACATCAGACCAATTCTTCCTACGTTATTGTTCTTTCTCAGAATTGCtttggctggggatgtagctcaatcaGTAAGTCATGTGTAAGCAATGAGGATGTGAGTGTGTTACCTGAACCGCAAGTGAAAAAGCCGGCGTGACGTGTgcacttgtaatcctagtgcgggaaggcagagacagctggattctgGGGCAGGCTAGGCAGCCTTGGCTGTTTGGCTGGTCTAGACCAGTGATAGAACTTGTTTCAAGGAGCAAAGTGAATGGGGCCGGAGGAACCACAGCGAGATTGTCTTCCACCTCCACATgtctatacacacatgtgcacatgcatctcCCGACACATTCACAGGCATAGCTAACACATTGCTAACACTGCTAGCTGCTCTAACTCCCTGGCCTTTcactatacatttttaaatgttgtagGCTATATCTAAGACAAACTTGCTTAGATTTTGATAGGAATTGTGTTGAACAAATGTGCTGATTGGGGGAAGTTGCCCTCTTTAGGATATTGAATCTCCCAGAATATAAACTTggtttatctttatatttatctCATCTTCTCTGAGATCTTTTGTCTGCAATGTATAGTTGTAGCACATAAGTACTAGGGTTCATTCTTTGACCAATTGCAAAtgacacttttaaaattatgtctataTGTCCATTACTTGGACAGATAGAGCCCAAATTAAGATGGTTCGACTTTTGATTGTTTTACCTTACAATAATTTGAAAGTAAAAGCATTGGATCAAAATGATATGTTGGATTTGGATCACCTGGCTTGCAGCATCTAGGGAAGATGCTGGAGATGCCAGGTAGCAGTTCCTCAGCACCCAGTGAGCCAGGCAgcattcagtgaaaaaaaaaaaaaaaaaaaagtgctattcAGGAACTGTCACCAAACCATGACATTCCATAGGTTAGATGTGTTATATGTATTTTCTAGTTAGGGTATTTTTAAAGTAGttacttattttattgtatgtacattggtgttctgcctgcacgcatgtctgtgtgagagtgtcagatcttggagtgacagacagttgtaatttaccatatgggtgctgggaattgaatctgggtcctctggaatagcagccttaaccactgagccatctctccagcgccgcCCCCCCGACCCCCattaggatattttaaaaaacattttcctgcttttatgtgaatttcacatcatgcacccaagtcccactcatctccccctccccttgaaCCTGCCTTCCACCCTTCGCACCTCCTCCTCAACAGAGAAGAAATGtcttgttgtggaagctgtagtgtgtcccagtgtgtcccacagGATTACTCTCTTTGGTCCACACTACTTTGCTTGCAGATGCTAATTAGGGCATTTTAAAGGCAGGATGGCTGTCCTCCCATTAAGGGGTGTCTGTAGAAGTAAAGCTGACTTTTGtgtgttgattttatattttcaaacttGTTAAATTCACTTACAGTAGGTTTTGGCAATGTTTTAGGGTTTTtcggcagtgtgtgtgtgtgtatgtgtgtgtgtgtgtgtgtgtgtgtgtgtgtgtgtgtgtgtgtgcacacgcgcgcgtgcgcacgtGCACATTCCTGTGCACCATGGTGCTGGTGTGAAGACCAGAacacaacttgcaggagttggttctctccttccacagtgtcTGTTctcggaattgaactcaggtcctcaggctttgCAGTACTTGCCTTTCTTTACTCCCAAACCGTCACCCTAGTAGagaggattgtttgtttgtttgtttgtttaggtttttaaagtcctaatgtttcattttatcaaacattttgtTGCTTTAAGGTATGTGCCCACCTCCCTTGATCTGTTAAAAATCTGAgttatataaattttcaaatatttagccAGATTTAGATCCCTGGAATAAATCCCGTCTGCCCATCGTGTATAATCCCTTTTATATGTTCTTGATATGCTGTACATTTCTATATGCTAATATTTGGTGAGCATTTCTGTGTCAGTTTTTATGAGAGGATGCTGATCTGTAATATCCAAACTGTCTGGTTTGAATATTAAGGTAActttacacataaaatacattggtAACTGTTCCCCTCTCCTCTGTTCTCTAAAAGAGATTTATAGAATTGATATTTTTAATCTTGAGATGTTTGTTAGAATTCTTCAGTGAGAAATGTCTTGGTCTAGAGATTTCTTTTTCTGCGTTAACGTTGTGGATTCAATTTCCTGAGTAGTGACAGCCGTCACATATCTGTTTCATATGAGGGTGCCACGATGGTGGTTTTGAGTAATTGGTCAATTTGTGGGAGCCGTCGGGTTTGTGTGCAGCTCCCCTTAGCCTTTCGCTGTCTGGCTCGTCACTGCCAGCTCTTTGTTTCACTCACCCCCTGTCCTCTTACCGGGGAAGTATTGCACGGATGTCAATTAGAGTGATGGATGGTGTTGCTGAGTTCTTCTGTATCCTGTTTCATATCTGGCTGGTTCTGTCGTTAGCTGAAGGAGGGGTGTTGCTGTGCCCATAGTGTTTGGGAAGTCACCTGCTTCTCCTTACATTTTTGTCAGTTACTGCTTTGCGGTTTGCAGTCCTCTTGCTGGGTGCGTACTCATTCTGAATGTCTTTTTAGTGGATAGAATCTTGAAGGATTTTATAATATGGTCCTGATAGTTTCCTTTTTGCAGAGCATGCTTTATCTGGCTTCAGTGTGGCCATTCTTGCATTCCCTTGATTAATGTTTGAATGGCATTCTCCATTCATCCATCTTTTACCTGTTGCCTGCCCATATACTCGAAAGGAGATTCTTATGTttagcatttaatatttttcatctaCTGTgccaattttttattttagttagacTATTGAAGtcagtttctttcatttttaaaagaattctattttgagggctagagagatggctgaatgggtaagagtgcttgccatgcaagcatgagaaccagagtttgaATGTCCAGCACTCACTTAAAAAGCTATACATGGCCACACAGCTACCAGTAATGAGAGCACTGTCGAGTTCAAGGACGGGAGGTCTCCAGGCttctggctgccagcctagctccagcttcagtgagagaccttgtctcaagggaataaggagGAGAGTAATGAAGCAGAACACTGAATATctttgtgtacacacactcacattcctgtacacagtggcacacacatacacacacacatatgcacacaaacacacagatatatacacacgcTCATACACACCTCTACATACActggtacatatgcatatacacatacacacagacacatacacacagacacatacacacagacacatatacacatactcattcacatgcatgtgcatacatacacacagatgcatatacatacagacacacattcacatgtgaaCACAGAATTCTATACTATCTAGGGTTCTGATGTACTTTTTAATAGAGCCTTTCCAGTCACACTGTGTGTAGATAGTTTATCACAGTCTGTCAGTGTCATTATTGTATCTCAGGATGAAGTCTTCTTATAACATATTCACATTAACTATTTTTCCATTACACTTAAAGCTCCACCAAACAgtattataatttttactttatccTTCAAATGTAATATAGAatatgtgtactttttttttttttttttttacatctttgcttgttcttttctgttttgtggcgTAGGAGAGTCTATAAAAGCACTGACTGCCATAGTCAGAAGGGTGGAGAAGACTAAAGAAAAGTGTCAGGCATATCATTGATGCTGATGGTGACAGGATCAGCTTGTGAAGCTCACATACCACTCTAACAGTTCTGTGTGTCCCTAGGATGCTGGGAAACTGAGGGGAAAGAGACCAGGGTTGCTCAGGGCAGTATGCAGTGGTGACCCAAGGTGGTTTCAGTCAGGTCGCTGTGGCTCCCCACACTTCTGTCATTccttttttgtcaaaaaaaaaccTGGCTGTAGTCATCCTTCACAGCAGATCTTCTGCCGCACtgtcttggttttctttcattcctGATAAATATTTCACTAGCTGGGAGTTGTAGGTTGACAGTTTGTCCTGCATCTGAGAACTATGCTTTCCTGCCTCTCTTGAGTTTCCACATGAAAGCCATTGTTATTCTGAGTGTTTCTTGTAATGTTTacaattttttgtcttttttttttttttttaggtttaattTCTGGTGTCTCTTGGTATGAGGTTGTTAAATTATACTCTTTAGGGTTCACTTAGGTTCTTGAAATATTTACCATTAAGTCTGTGGTTAAACTTAGAAAGCTTAATAATGTGttctattttcttaaatgttatctgtcatctgtctgtctgtctgtctaactgctatttccatttttatcttGTTCCATGACTTCAGTGATACACTTGTTAGATCTCTGGGGAAGCCCTGCAAGCCCCCCATGCTTTATTGATTAGTTTTAGTCCATTTTCCCTCTGCTCAGACTGGTAATGTCATACAACGGCTTTCTTCCATCTATTGATTCTTCGCTGCTTTGGTCTTCTGAGCGTTTGGGTTGTATCTCTGGTggtttccattttattattattgccttCTATTTTTGGCagtcttttcatttgtttctggCATGTTTTTAAATACTGGAATATTACAATCATAACTGCATCAAAATATTGGTCAGATAATCTTAACATTGTCTTCTGAGACATGATGCAGCCCAAGTTGACCTGCAGCTTGTAATCTTACTTCCTCAGCCTCCGGTGGCATCTGTCTGCCCATTTCCCCTTTTCATTATTCTTCAGGCCTCCCTGGCTCCTGGTCACATGCAGATTTCTATTAGAACCTGGACATGTTCCTGTTACATTCTGAGACTGTATAATGCTTAAATCTTGTTGTAGCTGGCTTTTCCCAACACTGCTAATATAGAGAGTTGGGGTGTCTTtcgtcaacttgacaaaagcacAAAGTAAGTAGAGTCATCTCAAAAGACTGAACCCcgtttgagaaaatgcctctatgcagttggcctataggcaagcctgtaggacattttcttgattaatgactgatgtgggaggcccAGTCCACTGAGAGTGGTGCCACCCTGGGAAAGTGATCTtggagttgtataagaaagcagaaagggagagacgatggttttcagctgacattcattctaaagccaagaaaagagccaggtttagaactaagtcttttagttaggagagatgacagaggttctggttagtcaacaaaatgatggactgggtattaggtctatcttgcaccttactgacacaaattggtatagttatgctctaattgtattttgagagaaaagttttatttttacaggaagggtgatatgtaggaggagctaaggtaggagaagtatggaaaggaagaggaggagtaaggagaggaggaggagaggaggagctaggtgacgggggggaggggggttgggagggaacagggaggcagatgttcacatgtctcctccagtctaagatagttgatatatctaggttgggtattgggttacacttctgattgatattgagcattaccaaacttataaaacctttggttaacattaaaaaaaattgtataaaagcaaaaaggagaagggggcatgggataggggttttctagggagtggaaacggggaaaggggatggcatctgaaatgtaaataaaatatccaataaaaaaaaataaagataaataagaagaaaagaaagaaagaaagcagaaagtggGCTGAGCAAGCCGtattgagcaagccagtaagcattgcTCCTTCGAAgcctgtgcttcagtttcttcctccaggtttctgccttggctCCCCCTGATCGTGGActataacctgtaagccaaattaacctttccctccccaagttggttttggtcaatATTTTGTcactgaagagaaaacaaagtgcTACCTCATTAATTCCATTGGAAATGGAAGTCCAGATTCCCACAGAGTAGCGTGGCTTGTTACAGGCCAGTAGGAATGAAGGTCCCAGCTCCCCCCTCATCCCTCCTGGATACACACAGGATATAGCATCACAGGGCTTGCTTCTCACAGTTACTCTCAGCCGTTGCTGGTCCTGGTGATATGTGCTCATAGTTTCTTATGTGATAGTTGGTTTTGGCTGAAGTAGAGTAGCTGTTGTCTAAAAGTTTTCCATCTTAGGATGCTGCCCCTTAGGGCAAGGTCTGGGATCAGTGAGGCACCCGAGAACCTCAGCACCCAtgttgttccctgagccttatcCTAGCAGGTCTGGCTTCTGCCCACATGCACAGTTAAGTTTGTTTTCCCTAAGTGCCCAGGGACATTAGTTGATCTCCAAAGGAAGAATCTGGAAAGGCACATCCATCTTCCCAGGAACAAAGTGTCCTGTGAGCTGTAAGCATTAAGAAACTCTCAAAAGTGTCATAAAATAACCAACACAAATATTTCCAGACTGTAACTCTATGTGTTTACTATCTGTAAATTAATTCCTAGGCCTCCTCAAAAGATGTTGTCAGACAACTGTGCCAAGAAAGCTTCTCCAGTTCAGCCCTTGATTCAAAAAAACTCCTGGATAATACATGTTCCAGCTTGTCCGTGACCCAGGAGGAGGCAGAGCAAGTAAGTGTGGTGAGAAGAGCCCTGTGCCACAGCCAGTACCACTTACTAACCTTTTTCTTGACTCCCCAGTCAGGTGAACGTCCAAAGACCTTTTCTCCTTACACATCAGTTGACACTGTAGCAAACTTCagacagagttttaaaaatattaatgaactcTAAGGCCTTTGTCTTTGAGCCTTTCTTTATGACACATAAGCCCCCTTATGAGAAATAACCAGAGTTCCAGGCCACGTTCATTTCAGACTTATTGCCTAGGCagtgtgtaaaaaaaaatgatcttttgtgatttttgtgcACAGCATGTGACTTGCGGTGCTGATGAGCTGTGAGCTGGGCAGCCGAGCACAGACCTTGTGGGGACATCTTTATGCTGAGGCACCAAGGCCTGAGTGGCATTAGAGAGTACCCACTGCTGGGCTCAATCAGGCTCCCCCAGGGGTTCTGTGCTCCCTATACCCCCTCTCTTTTCTTGGCCCCTGCAGGTCTTCTGCTCAGCTCATATGATTTTCATCAGGTAGCTAAGAGGAGGCCAGTGTGTCTCAAGCTAAGTTATATAGCAGTGATGGTTTGTCCATCCAGGGTGCATATGCTTGGCTAGGTATCTTCATCCAAATGGTGCTGTtactgtcattattttttttaatctagagcTTTCTTCATGGAAATCAACTACAGGAAAGTAAAAGGCAGAAGTAAGATTGAAGACTTAGTTTGGATACCCTTAAAATAAATGCTGAAGCCAGGACTTGGGCACAGCTGGGTGATTCTagaaaagcagaggaaggagTGGGGAAACCATAGAGAATGGAGACAAGCTCATTACAAAGCATGTTGATGAAGTGGTTACTGCTGAATGCTAACCCCCACCCCACTAGCTGCAAGCCtcacttctctttgtttctgggtTGTGTCCATTCACAGTCAAGACATCGTCCATGCTAGCAGATAAAGCTGCAAAGGAGAAACAGCTTTCTTTGGTTCAGCTAAACATCGTTAAATTCATAAGTGAAATCTAAGTTATATTCTGCTGCAGATCTACAAGGACATGGGATGGTTTGCTGGGAGTATAGCTCACTGATAGAATGCTGGCCGCTGtgcagaagccctgggtttgatgtGCAGTGCCTGCAAAGAATATAAGGTGGGAACACAGCGAGGCAGGGTCCAAGACTCCCTTTTCACAGAGGGAGTCACACCGATGGGCAGGAACTGTTTTTCTTTGATCTTCCAGGTAACAGCTTAAGGACAAGGACATGAGACGCCTTCCACCCCATATTGAAGCCCACTCTCCAGGGGAACCAGTATCTCCTCTAACAACTCAATAAGCACAGGTTTAGATTCTTGCAAGGAGGGTGCAGCCTCACTCAGGGAAGTGTGCCCTAGTGTTTACACAGTCCTCATAGTCCAGAGGCACTGGGCCGGTGCAGGGTTGCCTAGTAACCTAGCTGGCTTTCCACTTCTTTCAGGTTACCAGGGAAACAGCATCACAAAGTTAAGTGGAGGTCAGATTCTTCCGCAGAAAGCAAAAAGATATATTATCCCTTTGCCCACAACTAACAAGTTTCTGACAAGCTGATGGCTTCCTATGTCAGGcagctgcctctgtcttctaaaaGGACCTGTGAACTAGCAGAGTCATACTGAGTGTCAGCATGTGCTACGGAGGCCCCCACACTGCAGTTAACTCATTAATGTGACTGTGGAAGTGTGCCCCTGGGGTGAGTGTACAGAGCTCCACCCCTTCCCCCCTGTCTGCCCCACCCTTCATATACAGGGCTGCCCTGTCTGTCCTACAGCTGCTCCAGGCTCTGCACCACTTCACTAGGCTGGTGGCCTTCCGTGACCTGTCCTCTGCTGAGGCGATTCTGGCTCTTTTTCCAGAAAATTTCCACCAAAACCTCAAAAACCTGCTGACAAAAATCATCCTGGAGCACATGTAAGTGTGTGTTGAGAGTCCCCGCAAACTTTCATACTCCTTGTTGTTACTATTCTAGAAATGTAAGTTTGTGGTTAAAAATGCTTACTGTAATATGATaaatgatgaaagaaaacaagaccGTGTGACCCACACCCAGAAGTTAGTTGCGTCCACTCTTTAATGGAAAGCCGCTcatctctttgcttctttctgttatttgaagaagagtctcatgtagctgagactggccttgaactccctttCTGGCCAAGGATAAcattgaacttgtaatccttctccctccacttcccaaatgctgggactgcaggcgTGAGCTCCCACTCCTGGCTTGAAGATGAGAACCTGACTGTTTGTCTTTGCATACATATGGAGAAGCTgatcttttggggttgtttttaaCAAACAGGACCTTGCCATTTTAGAGCTTATGTATTTCCAGCAAACCGTATTAATATCGATGACACTTCAGTAAATGACCTGAGGgttatttttaatagttaaatGTAAAGTATATTCTAGTCCATGGAGGAATTcagtgtcattttttaaaattccttaagGTTAGCCATTTAAGATATTGGCAGTTTCTCCCAAAACAGTTTGTGATAGAAACTTTGTTATGTATGCAGATTCTTAAAGGTCATGTGTATGCTGGGACATACTGGGTTTTGCCTTATATTGTCAAGTTGTCTCCAAAGCATTGCTCCAACAtagtttgttgtttctttctttggtggttgtttgtttgtgtgagacTAGGTCTCCTAGTGTAGCCGAGGTTAGCCTTGCATGTAGAGCCTGTCGTGCCTGCTGCtgtgattacaagcatgcaccacaccGCTTGGCCTCAAAGCACTGAGGTTTCTTTATGTTCCCCAGTTCATTTTAGCTTTTAAGTTTTTTGATATTAGAAATATTGAATATCTTTTTCCTGAGCTTAttggtcatttttatttcttttgtgcatTGTCTATATCTTCTAAGCTGGGAAGATGTTTTTCAGCACGAGTCTTAAGTAGAAGTGATTGTTGTCTAGCTGTCAGCATGAAGGGCCCAGCAGCAGAAACTGGTAATATTTACCAAGGGccttgttgtttatttattgttgttattcaCTCTCACACGTGACCACATTTTATTCTGACTGCTTGGCACCTCACTCTCATGCTACTTGCTCCagcatgtgtggtgtgtttatgtAAGATGTGGCACTCACAGTAGGTGCTCAGGGAAGGGAGAGTGAATTGTCCTTTGCTGTTTTGTCTTTGAGACCAGTAAGAAGACTGCAGCACATtaagctttctatttttctttaatgctgttgtattacatgtatttatttggaGGGCTGCAGGGCATGCTGTGGTGACACGGAGGTCCGAGGGCAGCCTGCAGGACAGCTCTCTTTTTGACTGTATAGGTCCCACAGATTGAACTCGGGTCCAGTCTTAAGGCCACTGCCCTTTTATGACTTTTTATGttggtctgttttgttttgttttgttttgtttccctaaacTATGAAAACTAGCAGTGCCTAGGCCTTGCCATTCGAGCTTTGCAAAACAATGAAACACTGCCTTTGAAGGGAGGGGTTTCTGAGGCCCTTCTTGGTAAGAGGCCACAAGCTGGGGACCCTCGTTGTTCCCATTgtttcttctccatctttccttcttaaaCAGATCGACTTGGAGAACCGAAGCCCAAGCGAACCAGAGTGAGTACTGAGGCACCTGCCTCTCCCCTGCCCTGCTCCTCAGTGCCAGCTCTGAGTCCCCCAGCCAAGAACTTAACCACAGATCAGAGAGCTATAGTAGTCCCAGTGGGGACTCTGTGTTGTACCTTTAAATTTCACATTATTATTATCACCACTGTTActactattactgatgttatgataAAGGGGGTTGCTAAAGAACACAGAAGCACCCAAGTAGAAAGTGAAGtacttaaagtgtgtgtgtgtgtgtgtgtgtgtatctcagttAAGACAAAAATGAAGAGGGAGCAGAGCAGGCTaataggagcaggaggaggagaaagaagtggGTATCAGGTGGGACATGctcaacatacatgcatacaacagTGACCTTAGGTAACACACTACCAAGTAAAATGGATAATAACAAtgaaattacatgtgtgtgttcgaTTTGCAAAGAGGAAAGATGGTTGTGTAAGAACGTGCTGAGTGACTGCCCTTGCACTCACTTTGAGCCACTCACAGAACTGGAGCTCTGTGTCAGAGCAGACTCATCAAGCCCTCCCAGCAACCCTGCCGTCCAGGCTTCTAGATGAGGAAGCAGGCTCCGGGGTTAGACAAGTGAGGGGCTTCCTGAAGTTGCCCTTCCTCTACAACTCAGGCCATGGCTGCATCTCTACCTTGTGTCACTTGCCATTCTGCCCCAACACCTGGAGTGCAAGCATCCGGAGATGCGCCCACTGGGAGTCGGTGCTAAGGACAGGTGGCACCAAGCCGTGTGTAAGGCACACAGCTTGTGGGTCTTAgatccttcctgtctctttctgagACTTGCCTGTAGTCAAACATACTGTGTGTATACATTCCTTATAGCTACCTGTCATGTAAGAGAAGCTTGGGAGAGACAGGTAGAATATAACTTCTGACCAAAGCTGTCCCCTCCACAGTCTCACTGCCACGCCTGGTGGACCTGGACTGGAGAGTGGATATCAAGACCTCCTCTGACAACATCAGCCGCATGGCTGTCCCCACCTGCCTGCTCCAGATGAAGGTATGCCCAGTGTCAAGCTCCTCAGGAGGCAAAAGGGAATGAGTGAGTtgg contains:
- the Commd9 gene encoding COMM domain-containing protein 9 isoform X2, encoding MAALTAEHFVALQSLLKASSKDVVRQLCQESFSSSALDSKKLLDNTCSSLSVTQEEAEQLLQALHHFTRLVAFRDLSSAEAILALFPENFHQNLKNLLTKIILEHISTWRTEAQANQISLPRLVDLDWRVDIKTSSDNISRMAVPTCLLQMKIQEDPSLCGEKPSISAVTMELSKETLDTMLDGLGRIRDQLSVVANK
- the Commd9 gene encoding COMM domain-containing protein 9 isoform X1, whose protein sequence is MVDLSHSFSMPACLGTLLFSLASSKDVVRQLCQESFSSSALDSKKLLDNTCSSLSVTQEEAEQLLQALHHFTRLVAFRDLSSAEAILALFPENFHQNLKNLLTKIILEHISTWRTEAQANQISLPRLVDLDWRVDIKTSSDNISRMAVPTCLLQMKIQEDPSLCGEKPSISAVTMELSKETLDTMLDGLGRIRDQLSVVANK